One Sanguibacter sp. HDW7 DNA window includes the following coding sequences:
- a CDS encoding magnesium transporter, whose product MRTESFIPSTTLVSPATTADPAEVTTRAETALLDLLADPGTRVGVVGPDGSRTDVLVADLRAAMSVAADAEATEDADRQGGSSPLDVPYLEASPWLLWRRRVGWLAVLFVAEMCTGSVLRHFEDELATVVALTFFIPLLIGTGGNTGTQVTTTLVRAMALGEVRARHVLAVVRKEMTTGVLLAACIAGLAWVRALVLGVGGEVALTVSVAIVLIVLWSVLLASTLPFVLRRFGVDPAVVSGPLITTLVDGTGLVIYLSVASVLVTQLGG is encoded by the coding sequence ATGCGTACCGAGTCCTTCATCCCCAGCACGACCCTTGTCAGCCCTGCCACCACTGCCGATCCGGCCGAGGTCACGACGCGCGCGGAGACCGCGCTCCTGGACCTGCTTGCCGACCCGGGTACCCGCGTCGGCGTCGTGGGGCCCGACGGCAGCCGCACCGACGTGCTCGTCGCAGACCTGCGCGCCGCGATGTCCGTGGCCGCCGATGCCGAGGCGACCGAGGACGCCGACCGTCAGGGCGGCTCGTCCCCGCTCGACGTGCCCTACCTCGAGGCGTCGCCGTGGCTCCTGTGGCGGCGGCGCGTCGGCTGGCTCGCCGTGCTCTTCGTCGCCGAGATGTGCACGGGCTCGGTGCTGCGGCACTTCGAGGACGAGCTTGCGACCGTCGTCGCGCTGACGTTCTTCATCCCGCTGCTCATCGGGACGGGAGGGAACACCGGGACCCAGGTGACGACGACGCTCGTGCGCGCGATGGCGCTCGGGGAGGTGCGGGCGCGGCACGTGCTCGCGGTCGTCCGCAAGGAGATGACGACGGGCGTGCTGCTCGCGGCGTGCATCGCGGGCCTCGCGTGGGTGCGCGCGCTCGTGCTCGGCGTTGGTGGGGAGGTTGCGCTCACGGTCTCGGTCGCGATCGTGCTCATCGTCCTGTGGTCGGTGCTCCTGGCCTCGACGCTGCCTTTCGTGCTGCGGAGGTTCGGCGTCGACCCGGCTGTCGTCTCCGGGCCGCTCATCACGACGCTCGTCGACGGCACGGGCCTCGTCATCTACCTGTCCGTCGCGAGCGTGCTCGTCACGCAGCTCGGCGGCTGA
- the groES gene encoding co-chaperone GroES has protein sequence MSVPIKPLEDKIVIKAIEAETTTASGLFIPDTAKEKPQEGEVLAVGPGRVDDKGNRIPLDVAVGDKVIYSKYGGTEVKYAGEEYLVLSVRDILAVVAG, from the coding sequence GTGTCGGTCCCCATCAAGCCGCTCGAGGACAAGATCGTCATCAAGGCGATCGAGGCCGAGACGACCACCGCCTCCGGTCTGTTCATCCCGGACACCGCCAAGGAGAAGCCGCAGGAGGGCGAGGTCCTCGCTGTCGGCCCCGGCCGTGTCGACGACAAGGGCAACCGCATCCCGCTCGACGTCGCCGTGGGTGACAAGGTCATCTACTCCAAGTACGGCGGCACCGAGGTCAAGTACGCGGGCGAGGAGTACCTCGTGCTCTCCGTGCGCGACATCCTCGCCGTTGTCGCCGGCTGA
- a CDS encoding GNAT family N-acetyltransferase: MTTTPLTEAWPIAALRVIEGDLELRFADDELLLQLADLAVRGVHAPDAMPFLVPWTQAEPDALRRGLLAYHWGARAALAPDAWNLELAVLVGGELVGMQSIFAKHFPVRRTVASGSWLGLEHQGRGIGTRMRRAVVHLAFEGLGAEDVTSEAFVDNPRSQRVSEKVGYVDNGVHRASRGDEVVESRRFRLTRTAWLAAERPAVELQGIEGVRRQLGIEPARD; encoded by the coding sequence ATGACGACGACACCGCTCACCGAGGCCTGGCCGATCGCCGCGCTCCGCGTCATCGAGGGGGATCTCGAGCTGCGCTTCGCGGACGACGAGCTCCTGCTGCAGCTCGCCGACCTTGCCGTCCGCGGCGTGCACGCGCCCGACGCGATGCCCTTCCTCGTGCCGTGGACGCAGGCGGAGCCCGACGCGCTGCGGCGCGGACTGCTCGCCTACCACTGGGGCGCGCGGGCCGCGCTCGCCCCCGACGCCTGGAACCTCGAGCTGGCGGTGCTCGTCGGCGGCGAGCTCGTCGGCATGCAGTCGATCTTCGCGAAGCACTTCCCTGTCCGCCGGACCGTCGCGTCGGGCTCGTGGCTCGGGCTCGAGCACCAGGGCAGGGGGATCGGCACGCGCATGCGACGCGCGGTGGTCCACCTCGCGTTCGAGGGCCTCGGCGCCGAGGACGTGACGTCGGAGGCGTTCGTCGACAACCCGCGCTCGCAGCGCGTGAGCGAGAAGGTCGGCTACGTCGACAACGGCGTGCACCGTGCGTCCCGGGGCGACGAGGTCGTCGAGTCGCGTCGCTTCCGGCTCACGCGCACCGCGTGGCTCGCGGCCGAGCGGCCGGCCGTCGAGCTGCAGGGGATCGAGGGCGTGCGGCGGCAGCTCGGGATCGAGCCGGCCCGAGACTGA
- a CDS encoding WhiB family transcriptional regulator has translation MTEISRLPGPVMDLWEWQYQGNCRDADDTLFFHPEGERGSARRRRAEAAKAICHSCPVLQQCREQALRIREPYGVWGGLSEDDRAAILADPRRAQAV, from the coding sequence ATGACCGAGATCTCGCGCCTTCCCGGACCCGTGATGGACCTGTGGGAGTGGCAGTACCAGGGGAACTGTCGCGACGCCGACGACACGCTCTTCTTCCACCCGGAGGGTGAGCGCGGCAGCGCCCGCCGCCGTCGCGCCGAGGCGGCGAAGGCCATCTGCCACTCGTGCCCCGTTCTCCAGCAGTGCCGTGAGCAGGCGCTCCGCATCCGCGAGCCCTACGGCGTCTGGGGCGGCCTCTCCGAGGACGACCGCGCTGCGATCCTTGCCGACCCGCGCCGCGCGCAGGCCGTCTGA
- a CDS encoding MerR family transcriptional regulator: protein MTSERDVADDALGVPDAPVELAAVRAANPGVAVAVVAKRLGVAPATLRTWDRRYGLGPSERSAGSHRRYTRDDVLRLLVMQRLTIEGVAPADAARAALEADLEVERANRDKAVIEQEEARRRAEHSGGPGQPEPRVVHFAPRADAAPAQVGPSDVVEAALTFDEGRLAELLAIGASDDILTWWTNLVVPAFAKLSERTVLAKPGESFLPPLVAAGLRALRDRQAAHEHEFGTPHPSQMRRIVLVFIPQDEPHPLAAHTLASALTARGVMARVVVGRTDAHRVQEIVAMVRPVAVALVALNPSPDLGIVENLHANEPELPIFVGLADDATAANVPLAANVQRVRSFSGLFYEVQAFASRLS, encoded by the coding sequence ATGACCAGTGAGCGAGACGTCGCCGACGACGCCCTCGGCGTCCCCGACGCGCCAGTCGAGCTTGCTGCCGTCCGGGCGGCGAACCCGGGGGTCGCGGTGGCCGTCGTCGCCAAGCGTCTCGGTGTCGCGCCCGCGACGCTCCGGACGTGGGACCGCCGCTACGGGCTCGGGCCGTCCGAGCGCTCTGCCGGCTCCCACCGCCGCTACACGCGCGACGACGTCCTGCGGCTCCTCGTCATGCAGCGGCTGACGATCGAGGGCGTCGCCCCGGCCGATGCGGCCCGTGCTGCGCTCGAGGCCGACCTCGAGGTCGAGCGCGCCAACCGCGACAAGGCCGTCATCGAGCAGGAAGAGGCGCGGCGACGCGCCGAGCACTCGGGCGGCCCCGGGCAGCCCGAGCCCCGCGTCGTCCACTTCGCGCCGCGCGCGGACGCTGCCCCCGCGCAGGTGGGACCCTCCGACGTCGTCGAGGCTGCGCTGACCTTCGACGAGGGGCGACTCGCGGAGCTGCTCGCGATCGGCGCGTCGGACGACATCCTCACGTGGTGGACGAACCTCGTCGTCCCCGCGTTCGCCAAGCTCTCCGAGCGGACCGTCCTCGCCAAGCCAGGAGAGTCGTTCCTCCCGCCGCTCGTCGCCGCAGGGCTGCGCGCGCTGCGCGACCGGCAGGCCGCGCACGAGCACGAGTTCGGCACGCCGCACCCGAGCCAGATGCGCCGCATCGTGCTCGTCTTCATCCCGCAGGACGAGCCGCACCCGCTCGCCGCGCACACGCTCGCCTCCGCGCTCACGGCACGCGGCGTCATGGCGAGGGTCGTCGTCGGGCGCACCGACGCGCACCGTGTCCAGGAGATCGTCGCGATGGTCCGCCCCGTCGCGGTCGCGCTCGTCGCGCTCAACCCGTCGCCCGATCTCGGGATCGTCGAGAACCTTCACGCGAACGAGCCCGAGCTGCCGATCTTCGTCGGTCTCGCGGACGACGCCACGGCCGCCAACGTGCCGCTCGCCGCGAACGTCCAGCGTGTGCGCTCCTTCTCCGGCCTGTTCTACGAGGTGCAGGCGTTCGCGTCTCGCCTGTCCTGA
- the guaB gene encoding IMP dehydrogenase, giving the protein MPNPFAFEGLTYDDVLLLPNETDVIPSEVDTTARLTREITMRIPLLSAAMDTVTESRMAIAMARQGGIGIIHRNLSIADQAKNVDLVKRSESGMITDPVTVGPDATLAELDALCGQYRVSGLPVVDGDRRLVGIITNRDLRFVPPADFSARKVHEVMTPMPLVTGPVGISREDAAALLGKNRIEKLPLVDADGRLQGLITVKDFVKTEQYPDATKDGEGRLRVGAAIGFFGDAMDRAGALRDAGVDVLVADTANGHARLLLEMIAKLKKDPYFKDVQLIGGNVATRAGAQALVDAGIDAVKVGVGPGSICTTRVVAGVGVPQVTAIYEASLACRPAGVPVIGDGGLQYSGDIAKALVAGAETVMLGSLLAGCDESPGDLVFVNGKQYKLYRGMGSIGAMASRGKKVSYSKDRYFQADVASDDKIVPEGIEGQVPYRGPLGAVAHQLVGGLHQSMFYVGAHTIPQLQQRGKFVRITAAGLKESHPHDIQMTVEAPNYTGR; this is encoded by the coding sequence ATGCCGAACCCGTTCGCCTTCGAAGGACTGACGTACGACGACGTCCTGCTCCTTCCCAACGAGACCGACGTCATCCCGTCGGAGGTCGACACGACCGCGCGCCTCACGCGCGAGATCACGATGCGCATCCCGCTGCTCTCGGCAGCGATGGACACCGTCACAGAGTCGCGCATGGCGATCGCCATGGCGCGCCAGGGCGGCATCGGCATCATCCACCGCAACCTGTCCATCGCCGACCAGGCGAAGAACGTCGACCTCGTCAAGCGGTCCGAGTCCGGCATGATCACCGACCCCGTGACGGTCGGCCCCGACGCGACGCTCGCCGAGCTCGACGCGCTGTGCGGCCAGTACCGCGTCTCGGGCCTGCCGGTCGTCGACGGCGACCGTCGCCTCGTCGGCATCATCACGAACCGCGACCTGCGCTTCGTGCCCCCGGCGGACTTCAGCGCCCGCAAGGTGCACGAGGTCATGACGCCCATGCCGCTCGTCACCGGCCCCGTCGGCATCTCGCGCGAGGACGCCGCGGCGCTGCTCGGCAAGAACCGCATCGAGAAGCTTCCGCTCGTCGACGCCGACGGTCGTCTGCAGGGCCTCATCACGGTGAAGGACTTCGTCAAGACGGAGCAGTACCCGGACGCGACGAAGGACGGCGAGGGTCGTCTGCGCGTCGGTGCCGCGATCGGCTTCTTCGGCGACGCGATGGACCGCGCGGGCGCCCTGCGCGACGCGGGCGTCGACGTGCTCGTCGCGGACACCGCGAACGGTCACGCACGTCTCCTGCTCGAGATGATCGCGAAGCTCAAGAAGGACCCGTACTTCAAGGACGTCCAGCTCATCGGCGGCAACGTCGCGACGCGTGCAGGCGCGCAGGCGCTCGTCGACGCCGGCATCGACGCCGTCAAGGTCGGCGTCGGCCCGGGCTCGATCTGCACGACGCGCGTCGTCGCGGGCGTCGGCGTCCCGCAGGTCACCGCGATCTACGAGGCGTCGCTCGCCTGCCGCCCCGCGGGCGTGCCGGTCATCGGCGACGGCGGCCTGCAGTACTCGGGCGACATCGCCAAGGCGCTCGTCGCGGGTGCGGAGACCGTCATGCTCGGCTCGCTGCTCGCGGGCTGCGACGAGTCGCCCGGCGACCTCGTCTTCGTCAACGGCAAGCAGTACAAGCTCTACCGCGGCATGGGCTCGATCGGCGCCATGGCGTCGCGCGGCAAGAAGGTCTCGTACTCGAAGGACCGCTACTTCCAGGCGGACGTCGCCTCCGACGACAAGATCGTGCCCGAGGGCATCGAGGGTCAGGTGCCCTACCGCGGCCCGCTCGGTGCCGTCGCGCACCAGCTCGTCGGCGGCCTGCACCAGTCGATGTTCTACGTCGGCGCGCACACCATCCCGCAGCTCCAGCAGCGCGGCAAGTTCGTGCGCATCACGGCGGCGGGGCTCAAGGAGTCCCACCCGCACGACATCCAGATGACGGTCGAGGCCCCGAACTACACGGGTCGCTGA